The following is a genomic window from Pan paniscus chromosome 6, NHGRI_mPanPan1-v2.0_pri, whole genome shotgun sequence.
TCTTCTATCTGCACTTGCTGAAGTGGagaataaaaaactaaaagacTTCTATCTAGACTTGGTCAaggcatttattttaatttcatttttttaaaagataattgtaagataatttttaaaatagagatgggggtggggggggggtgtggtctcgctatattgcccaggctggtcttgaactcctggactcaagtcatcctcccacctcggcctcccaaagtgctggattacaggcatgagccaccacacctgaccttggTTAAGGCATTTTTAGGTAATCATTTAAACCTGTTTCTTGCTCTGTGAATTTGGATAATTGCATTTATATTTTCACACCTGTTCAACCTCCCTCCCCAGGACCTACGGCCCTGTTTGGGCTTTTGATCATTTCCCAATCCAGCACCTCTTGGAGCTCTTTCTACTTGTACTCTCAGGCTGTCCCTGACCCATTATCAATGCCACTTTTACTTCTGCCCAGTGCTCCTTCACTGTGTTGTTTTTTCCGTAGGAAACATAGTGAGTCTGCCTAAGACCACTTTTCTTCCTGCTACGTGCTGTGCCTGCGTGACTTTCTCTTGACTTGAACTAGTGTTCTCTATGCTGAATAGGCCTAAGAGCTGCCTTTGGTCTTTTTAGTCCTTGTCTCTGTTACAGACCCTAGTTCTATATTTTTCTTACAACAAAGATCTGTAAGTTCTACCCTATGGGGGGAACTTACAGACCCTACTCTACCCAGATAACCACTTATCTAACCAGATAACTACAGAAATTTTATCCTCAACATATATAAACGAAGCTCTCCTTTTCCCTAAATTTGCTTCATCTCTGATATGGTCtggatgtttgtcccttccaaatcttacgttgaaatgtaattcccagtgttggaggtggggcctggtagaaggtgtttgggtcatgggggaggatccctcatgaatagcttggtgctGCCTTGCAATCATGACTGAGTTCTCGCTTTGATTTCATGCCATATATGgtcatctggttgtttaaaggagtgtggcaccctcctcctcttcccttgcTTGTTcctgctctccctttgccttcgcCATGATCCTGCACTTTCTGAGACCCTCACTAGGCAAATGCCGCCACCAtggttcctgtacagcctgcagaaccgtgagccagttAAACTTCTTTTATTTACCCAGcctagcaatgcaaaaatggcaTAATACAATCTccattattttttctcaattatAGCATTTCTTAGTTACCAAagtcttattttctttcagttaatTATCTACCACATTATATTGATTCTGACTTAAATATTCGtcaaagctgggcacagtggctcacacctataatcccggcacttcgggaggctgaggtgggtggatcatccgaggtcaggaggtcgagaccatcctgaccaacatggtgaaaccctgtctgtactcaaaatacaaaattagccaggtgtggtggcgcatacctgtaatcccagctacttcggaggctgaggcaggagaatcgcttgaacctgggaggcggaggttgcagtgaaccaagatagtgccattgcactccagcctgggcaacaaaagcgaaactccatctcaaaatattccTCAAGTCTGTTCGCTCTTCTCTCTTCACCCTGCCCTACTCTACACATCTCTCAGTGAGGCTGTCTCAGCAGCCTTGGATTATGTCCCTGCATCTCCTCTTTCCATCTATCAATCTCATTCTCtgttcaactttcttttttttttttttttttttttttgagacagagtcttgctctgtcgctaggctggagtgcagtggagcaatctcggctcactgcaacctccacctcctgggttcaagcaattctcctgcctcagcctcctgagtagctgggactacaggcacacgccaccatgcccagctattttttgtatttttggtagagacggggtttcaccatgttggccaggatcatctcaatctcttgacctcgtgatcctcccacctcagcctcccaaagtgctgggattacaggcatgagccaccgtgcccggcctgttcaactttctaaaacacaaatgtGGGAGAGTCATGCCCATGAGTTAAAACTGCCAGTGCCACTGTTTGCCCAAAGAATACATGCAAACACTCAGCATTGTGTGAGGCCTTTCCCAATCTCCCTGCCAGCCTCATctgccaccccagcccctccactCAAACCCTACCACTCTGAGCATCTCTGTCATCCTCTTACCAATCTCAGTGGTCTTATACTGCCTACACTTTCTGCCTGAaatatccttccttccttcctctgcttATCCAGATTCCACTGTTCCTTCACAAGCTAGCTTTAATGCCTTAGACTCTAGAGCTTTCTTACGTGGCTTTTCCTCCATTTGAGTTCCTGCCACTCTTTGTTCCCAGGCTGGCACCTCACAGCATTGGCCCCCTGTATTGTAACTGGTCATGTGATTGTCAGACTCCCCAGAGAGAGTGGCAGTTCCCTGAAAGCTGAGAcgagattttgtttatctttgtgCTCACCCAGTACTGTCTGTGCCTGTAAACCCCCGTCACCTGATGGAATGGATGTCTGCCCTATATCTCAGGGCTTTGTTATAAACTCAAATGAAAGGGTATTTATGAAAGAACAGTATGAACTAAACTACAAACATAAGAACGCTGAATCTCCCGGACTGGCCCTCTGGACTCGAATATCAGCACTTGGGGGTGAATGAAGAAGGTGCATCATTTCCAGGGAAGCAGATTTGCTGTTGACTAATAAAGACCATTTACTTGGAGTGGGGCCAACAAAAGCCTAATTGTCTTTTGTAGCCTGTTTCTGTTTTGTGTTCCATTTCcgcaaataatatttaaatagacatttaaaattaattctaatGGGCTATCTCATAAAATTATCTGAATAACTAATATAAAAGATTCAGGGCCCggtgaggtggctcaggcctgtaatcccagaactttgggaagccaaggcaggaggatcgcttgagctcagtctgggtaacatagtgagaccccaactctacaaaatatcaaaaatttagccgggcgtggtggtgcttgcctgtagtcctagctgctcgggaggctgaggcgacagggttgcttgagttcaggaggtcaaggctgcagtaagccatgatcataccactacactccagcctgggtaacagagtgagaccctgtctcaaaattaaaaaaatattcagcCTACAGgaacaaaaaatagaatgggGATCAAACAGTTTTAGAACATgaaaggaaatgatttttttggaCAGTTGCAGAGCCTGTATGAGAGTCCTAATGGTGAGGGGTGGGGTGAGGAGTTACTAAAATGCCAGCAATGAACCCAGGGCTGCCTAGGCGTCTGAACAGTAAGAAAGTTGGGTAAAACATGGAGGCCAACTTCAGGATTATCTGTTTGAACTGCAAAACTAACATGGATGTAGATGTCCTTAGCAAAGTGCTACAACTAGGATTTGCCAggtttagcaaaaaaaaaaaaatatatatatatataaaatgcaagaTATCCAAATAGTGCAGGGAACAGGCTTATGCtacaaaattatttgttgtttttctgaaattcGAAGTTAACTgcacatcctttttttttaatctggaaaaCCAAGCTATAACCCAAATGACTTCAACAACTTTGAGCCCGATATTATTGACAGGATGGGGCTCTGGGGCATTTAGGAGAAAGAATTGAGGAAGATTCGCGTGGACTCTTCTTGCTGTAAACAACCGGAGTAGTTTAGGGCCACAGTGAAACTGGTGGTAGATTGCCATCTAGTGGAAAGATATTAGTAGTGAAAGCTAAAATTGGAGGACTGgacagattttttgtttttttttgtttgtttgtttgtttttctggagtTTGCCAGGAAGGATTCTGCTCTGGCCAACTGCAAAGTCCTGAGGTTGCACTGTTAGACGAGGAGGACAtgggtggggggaagggagggtAGGAAGCAGATGGAATAGGAGCAAGGCTGAAATGCATTTACCTCGTGTTCTAAGCAGAGTGCCTGGACCATTGTTCCATTCCAGCATGCAGAAACTTTGCTCCCTCTCCACGCAAAACCAGAGCAAAAGCTAGAGCTTCCTGTAAGAAGCGCAAGATTCTTCCACCTGAGGATGGCTCAAAGTGATGTGGAACTATCAGAAACAAAATTCTAAAGATATAATCACTCATCGTTACAACCAGCGACAAAGGAAGTCATCCAAAAGGTGACAGTGTGGCTGGCTACACAGGCAAGCTCAGATCTTGAAAAggttgaaaaaaatgcaaaagttaaaagaaagcACACACTGGAATTCCAAAGACGGTATCTCAAAGTGAGAAGCCTGGAAGAAACTCCGCTCTGCAAGCATGCTGAAGACCAATACGAACAGTAGCACtagcaatgataataataaagccAAACTTGggacaggaaggagagagaaaagagaaatgtacTCCTGCCGGCAGACATCATAATGTCAACAAACAATACAAACACAGCAGATGCACTTGAGTTTTATTTCAGACTATcttcccaaagaaatgaaaatattctagaaattaaaagagttgggccaggcgcagtggctcatgcctgtaatcccagcactttgggaggccgaggcaggtggatcacgaggtcaagagatcgagaccagcctggccaacatggtgaaaccccatctctactaaaaatacaaaaagtagctgggcatggtggcacgtgcctgtaatctcagctactcgggagtctgaggcaggagaatcgcctgaacccgggaggcagaggttgcagtgagccgagatcatgccattgcacttcagcctgggcaacagggtgagactctgtctcaaaaaaaaaaaaaaaaagagttggacaaaaaaaaaataataatactaagatgGACTTAAAAACCCAAATTGGAGCCTTATAACTTTTAAATCATCCTATATGTTTTCTAGTACAGGACAAGAGAGGGTTTCTAAGACTTACTAGAGGCAAATATCCTAATTTCCAATGACATGATTTGTTGAAACTAAAGGacaataaatttaatgtaaaatcTTATGGAATTCTATGAGATTCTTGAAAAATGGCTTATGAACACTTaggtaaaaattagccagaaaagACAACAGGTGTTCTAAACTAATCTGTCTCATTTGTTATATATTTAGGTTTACAAGAATGTTATATTATCAGAGTGCTATACAGAGaatatgtttttgattttattgaaTCATAGAGGAGTTTTATTCCTAAATCCTTGAGGGAGATAGTAAAGGATGGTATGGGATGATAATACAGTTAAGGAAGATTTGTAGCTAGTTTAACCCtctatacagaaaaaaaagtacCCATTAATGGAGTATTTTCAAAGAGGAGTACCAAAATGTCCTGTGCTGACCTATATTCTGTTTACTAATTTATTAATGATTTgattataaaatgtgtaaaacataTTGATCAGATCTGCAGGCAGAACAAAACTGCAAAAAAATGGCTAATATTATATAAGAACTCCAGAGCATCTTAAGCTCAATATTGggctaaaattaacaaaatgaaactGAACAGGCCATATAAATCTCTGTATGTTTAGATTAGAAATGTTAATTCTCCAAGTGCAAAATGAGGAGGGTGAACTGCCTTTAAAACAGCTTCTATTTAAATGACCTAGAGGTCATAGTTTTGGACCAAGAATATGAACCAGCAGCACAAAAATGCTAATGTGTTTTAATAGCGACACCATTTGTAGGGTATCCTATTTAATGGAGATGACAGCTGTACCAAAATGTTGACCAGACCACATTCAAAGTAGGCTTCATTTCTGACACCACTCCTAAAAGGAACATGGGCAAACTCACATTTATTTGAAAAGAGGCATACAGGGTGGCAAAGAGCCTGGAGCCCAAGCCCCACGAGGACTAGCAGACAGAGCTCCCACCATCGCCTGTAGAAGGCAAAGCTTTTATAATAGGAATGATATACAGTCCTTagatttgtgatttattttttgtagtactTGGAAAACAAAACCCAGATCAATCAAACAAGATATTGGTTTATTTCTAGTAGAAGAATTTTATAATAAAGCTCTTCAAAAATTCTGCAGGTTCTTGTGAAAGGGAGTTAGCCCCAAGCCCCGGGCCCTCCACTGGGAAAACAATACTGAATGATGCCCCATCAATGGTGGGTAGAAGAGATTCCTGCAAGTCAGGAGCTTGGATTTTTTCTTTCACCCCTAAGTTTCCATGCTTCTAAGAAGTTTTCAcgattttctctttgtttagtgtttgtttttaattctcaattcattttatttttagtatactaTTAAATCAACACTTTTTATCTAAGAGTTGCGTGTAAGGATAGATGTCAAAGTTGATTTCCCTTCGATTCTTGGTGTTAGATGCTGTATTTGCTCCATACAAAGGTGCTGCTAATCATTGAATAGCGGGAGCATGAACCAATTAAGATCTGGAGGAGAAAATATCCAGCCACCACGTAGGGCTTTGAAAGCAACAGAATGCTCTGGTGATTAATAGAAAGAGCAGTTACAGTCTTCCCATCTATTTTGCCCTATGTCTGTCTTTAGGCTGTTCATTTCATGAGCCTCATGAGAcagaatgtgaaaataaaatgagatatgtaaatatatacttttaaaaactcagtTGTTATGCATCATAAAACATTTCACAATTTAACAAATACATATCCTAATCCCTAAGTTAAGGGTACTGAAACCTGGCTATTACAATCTCCATCACATATCCGCCAAGTCGACCTTCTGGTTTTCTCCTGACTTCTGCCCCTCTGGTGGATTTCTGCATTCTTTCAGAGACATTTTCTCATTGGCTTGCACTTATCTATGGTTTTAATCACACCTCTCTAATCCCTAAACACTCCTCTTCTTTATCTATTAGGAGGACATTGATCTTTATAACTATTTACTGACTTTCCCCCTTTTCATATTCATCTTCCTGTcccttcagcttttttttttttttgagatggagtctcgctctgtctcccaggctgaagtgcagtggcgcgatctcggctcactgcaagccaaactccacctcccaggttcaccccattctcctgcctcagcctcctgagtagctgggactacaggcacctgccaccacacctggctaatttttttttttggatttttagtagagacggggtttcaccatgttagccaggatggtctcgatctcctgacctcgtgatccgcctgcctcggcctcccaaagtgctgggattacaggcgtgagccaccacgcccagtctttCTCTGCTCTTTTTCCATTCCACTTCCTGAGTCATGTGTCATCTCCTGTCTCTCCCACCCCCCTAGCCTCTTTCCTTTGTTCCCTTCCTGACCTGTTCTTTCCTACTTTAGTACCCCTCAGGTCCCTTTCCTCCAATCTCCAGATCTGTGccttaccttttcttttctgtttagatgTATTTTAGGATAGATTTTCTTCTGTGGTTATCTTTCTCTTTCATCACCCAGTCAATGTTTTGCTACTTCTTATACTACTGTCTTCACCCTTCATTCATCTTTCTTGTCCTTTTCAGTCCCATCTCGCCCTTCTCCCAGGCACCACCCACTTCTCTTTTTATACAAATTGGTTGTTTACCCTCCTTCTCATGCTCCCTTTAGCCCTTAACATACTAAAGCAGGATCTCAAGCATAGAACTAATAAGGTCTAATTGATGTTTCTTCCTTCATTGCCTAATTTGTCATTTGCCTAATTTGGCTCACCACCAGAGGACAGAAGGAAGCTATTCAAGTTCAATGTGGATGCAGAATCACTCTGTGCAATGGAACAGGAGGGTGGTACATCCTCAGTCAGTGTCCATTCTTTCCTGAGCTCCTGACCCCTTGTGCAGACATCTAGGGAGCATTCTCCATCTTTGGTTAAGTTCTCTCTTGTTCCCTCCTCTTCCTACATCTCAACCTATAACCAAACCTCCCAAGATTAGCACCCAACCTCAAACGGTAACCATAAACAAATGGAGGAGGTAAAATTGCAGTCTATGGGTGAGAGTTTAGCATGAAATGGTTGGTGATCATTTTAGGGGGTGATCTCTCAAGGTGCTTAGCAAAGTGTCTTTTGGTGCCTCTGCAAGCTAgggtgggagagacagagaacaTTCTGGGCCCTTCGTCCTGGCCCAGTGAGGTCTGGGCCATTATAGTCTGGGGATGCTGTCACATCCTCCTGTGCGGGAGAGATCTGTCTACTTGCTATCCTCGGAGTGCTCCCCAGCCCCGCCCCCCATACACAAAAACAAGAGCTGTGGGAAAATAAGTCATAGTTCACAATACTAGAGAAGTGACTTCAGATATTCTCAGGCTTCTCTTGTGATCCTGTCCCTATGGGGCCCAACTTTCAGAGAAAGTCCCAGACTCAGATTTGCTCAGGGTCAGTCATGGGTTTGGGAATAGAATATGGTTAAATGTCAGGACCGAAGGAAAAGCCCGAGATGCCCAGTTCCTTCTTTAGTGGGAGAGATGAGCCCAGGGAAGAGGTCCTCCATGTGGTCATGCCCGGTGGTGCCCACCTGAGAATGGCATCCAATAACTGCTCAGCCAAGTGGAATAAAAGGACGAAAATGGAGCTCTTCATTAGTGTGAGTGTGGAGACACATAATGGAGACACATAACCACAGAGAAAACCGCAGGATGGACTAGTTTACTGCTTACGGTGGACACTCCAGCTCATTTGTCAAGCAAGgataggaaacaaacaaaaacacctgaTACAACATTCAGAAGTAACACAGGCCACCTGCTTCCTTCAGGACCCCCACACAgagtgtgaagaaaagggaagcgccagccctctttcttccttctcataTCAACAAGACGAGCCTACACAGGGGAAATGTCTAATTCTCCCCTCAGTCTACAGAGTCCACACTCTTTCCCAAACCCCCAACCCCTGTCCTCTCAGCGAGCCCAATCCTATCCCACCAAGCAGCCTCTTTTCACTCTTTGACCCCCCAACTAGGGGACATGGCTATTCTTGTCATCCCCTCTGGCCTCCTCCAGTGCTGAGGGCTGATCCAGGGAAGCAGCTGGTGGTTCCTCTTTTACCTTGCTGAGTAAGGGCCCAGTCCCTGGTCTGGCCCCTTCAGGCATCCATGAGAGAGCTGACGAAGGCTGCCTGCCCAGAGCCTGGGGGCAGGGAGTTGGAAATAGATCAGGAAAGTAGCCATCCCCTCCTGGGGGATGCCCCAGAGCTTGTGGGCAGAACGGACCAGGGAAGGGCAGCTCTGGCAAACAGGGGTCACTCCAGGAGGCTGTACCTGTGGGGTCGGAGGGTGTAGGAATTACCAGACAGGACGGAGAGTATCAACTATCATTAACTGTGTTCTACAACAGATCCCCCCGTGCCCCAACACACATAGACGCAGCTTAGGACCTCAGTGTAAGTCTGGGTCAAACTCTAGCCTGGGGCTCTGTCCTTAGGACCACACAGGCTCCAGCACTCAAGGTCCTGTGGTTTAGTAACATTGACACAAAGTGAACCATGGATCAGGCCAATGCTGTTTCGTACATGCAACAAGGAGACCAGGAACCACCTGATCTTTCCTCCCCTTCTGCTAGAATCTAGTTTTAATATGACAGATGTTTCTGGGATTTCAGAGGTCCAAGTGGCCCAGCAGAATATTAGCTGCCATCTACTCTAGGCCAAATATTTTCACTCCTATTGTATCTAATCCTCACCAAGTCCCTCCCTGACATAGAACTGTGAGTCCCATTTCAGAGTCccagaaactgagactcaggagaGCTAGTAACTGGCTGAGCTGGACTTCAAGCCTGTTTTCCTGATGCCAAACTCCAGAGTTCTCTGCTAACTCTCACTGTGCTCTGCAGCCTCTGCAGAATTCGAGGGAGAAGAGCTTAATAGAGAGAACTAGGGGCAAACAGAAGGATTCATTCACCACCCATGACCTGCCTCAGTCTACCCTCCAGATAACTTGGCTCTTTGTCCCCTCCCACCTTCCTCAATCTCAAGGGGACCTTCTCTCCCAGCCTCAACTCACCCATATTCCCAGCAGGTGGTTGCATCAAGATCTGTCCTGAGGAGGCACCTGGGCAATAGCCCTGCGATGTGCCCCCGCTGGGGCCACAGGGAAACGTAAACAGAGAGTCTTCGGACGGTGGAAGCGTCAGTGAACTGGGCATGGAGAAGGGGAAAGTGGGGAGGTAGGGAAACTTGGGCTGAGGGGACTGGAAAAGCGGGGGCTGTGGAGCCTGGGAGAACTGGAAGGGTCCTGGCTGGTTGCTCTGTTGGTAATCCTGGGGCTCCAGCTCCTCCAAATATGAACAGGGGGGTGGCAGGGTGATGCTGCAAGGACAGAGGAACAGCTGGTGAGGTGCAGGGGTGGGGGAGCTCCCCGTTCCTACCACAGTAGCTGAGTCCCTACCTCTCACCTCCTCCTCATCTCCATGGTAAGCCCAGCCTTGCAAGGCTGCTGCAACTGCCTCTTCTCCCCACTCCTGCTCCTAGCATCTTGCCCTTGTTTCTGCTCTATTGCTGTGATCCCCCTAGGTCATTCCCCAGATCCCCTTATCCCTTTCATCCCCATCTCCTGTACTACTACTCTGTGCTCCTCTCAGTTAACCCTCTCCTCTCTGTGTCTATCTTCTCTCCATCTACAACCCCCTACCCCCGCCCAGATAACTAGAGTGACCTACCCCCGTAGGTTCCTTACCTTGTCCCCCAGGACCCACAGGGGCCATCCTTGTGGCTGCTGTCACTGCCAGCAACATCCATCAGCAGTGGCATCAGTTGGGGGGTGTGGACAGGGCCAAGGGGGAAAGGAAGATCGGCCCTTCGCACAGGTGGGGGGCTGAAGAGTGGGGGGGTCACCACCCTCTGAGCACCCTCACTGGGTTGGGTGGGGGCCAAAGTCTGGTCAGAAGTCAGCAGCATGGGGGGCTCTAGGAACAGAAGGCAAAGAGGGGCTATAACAGTAaggaaatgggaggcaggtttggcATTGCTGAATGGTAGACACAAGCCATGCCCAGGTCCCCCCGAATAGGCCCTCCTGGCTGAAACACTGGAGGACTCCAGTCACTCCCACCTCCATCAAACAAGGCCTGTCTTCACTATCTTTAGTTGCCATTTTCCCCCAGCTCTGAAGGTGGGAACTCACCTGGAAAGGTATCCAGAGGGGACTCCTGAGGGAAAGGGTCAGGCTTTGGCTCCATGGGCACAGCAGGTAGGATCTCAGCTGCAGAGCTGGAGACAGGAAGAATGAAGACTGTAGCTTTGGTGGTCTCTGGATTTGCACAGGTGCCTCATTGCCAGGAGAGACACCAATTCCCAAACTCTGCCTCCTACAGGGCATTGGCAACTTCCCAATCCCATGGCAGCCAAAATCCCTCTAAATCTTAGCTGGCAAACCTAGGACTCATGCCTAGCCTTCCAATGGTCTCCTTCTAGACCCTCAGGATCCCAGCTTGGACCCCACTTCTACCCACAGGGATGATACAGAAAGAGGAGGAATTCTGACCTGCATTGACTGCTGGCAGGGCCAGGGGCTGCAGGATTGTCCTTGCTTTCTTTCCCATTCAGTTTCTCCATTTTTCGCCACTTGGCCCGGCGATTCTGGAACCACACCTATGGGGCGAAAGGTGCTTGAAGAACTGGAGAAGAGGGGCAGAGACTGAGGCTTAGGTCCTGGCTGTTGCACAAGGAGCTACAGGACTTTGGAAGGTCACTCCAGCACTCTGCTTCTGAGCCCTCTGTCAGGCTGGTTTTATCAAAAGTCTCTGCAGTGCCTTCCTCTCCTAATGCTCTCAGGCTGTGGCACTCTGGAAACAGTCAGGGACACAGCCACATCTGAGGCCTCAATTCAGCTCCTACCCAGGCGACCGCTGAGCGCTCACTCTGCAATTCGAGTGTTTCAATGGTGGGCCCTCCGCCACTCCACCCTGCCACCAGTGAGCCGGCCCCCTTTACCATGATGCGCTGGGGGGTCACCCCCACCGTCTGGGCAATCTCCCGGCGTTTATCACTGTCAGGATAGTGGTCTTCTTGGAATATCTTCTCTAGCTCCTCCAGCTGATctgaaagaagaagaaacttGTGTGAGGAGGACAAATGCCAGTGACAGGCAggtgaagagaaagagagatgctCACCAAGTATCTCCAACAGATGGGGCCACTGCCCCTAACCCAACACTTTCCCAAAGCCTTTTTCCTATTGGGCTGGGCCTTCTCGCTCTTGGGTGCTACAGCAGAGAGCAGTATGTTTACTTTCTTTACTCTTCTACCCTGGTCccaacatcattttctttttttcttttttagacggagtctcactctgtcgcccaggctggagtgcagtggcgcaatctcagctcattgcaacctctgcctcccaggttcaagcaattcccctgcttcaacctaccaaatagctgggattacaggcacaggccagcatgtctggctaatgtttgtattttcagtagaggcggggtttcaccatgatggccaggctggtctcaaactcctgacttcaggtaatccacctgcctcggcctcccaaagtgctgggattacaggcatgagccactgtgcctggctccagcCTCATTTTCTGATGTGATAACCCAACCTTCCCTCTGAGGGTCAGAGATAGTTGCACTACCACGGCCCAAGAGAGAATCCGGGACGAAGTGACATACAAACTAACCCCATCCCTCGGGTCTCCTGGGGGTAGATTCTTCACACAGCCCCACCTTTCCCCAGGATGACCCCAGATCTCTTCGGTTTCCTCTCTTTAGGGACTTACCTGAGCGGTATAGGGTTCGTGTCTTTTTCCTAATTTGGCAGGTCACTTCCGGGGGCCCCTGCTTGTGGTCTCTGTTTTGGTTGCTCTGCGCCAATGTACTGAGGAGATTGGCCAGGTGGCAGGGCCCCCGGCCTGACCCACAGGGCACTGGGTTGTGTGTGGCACGGGCTGAGTTAGGGGCACCCGGAGATGATGTTGGGGCCAGACCCATGGCATTAGGCTTTTTCTGCTTCCCGGGGGCTGGAG
Proteins encoded in this region:
- the NOBOX gene encoding LOW QUALITY PROTEIN: homeobox protein NOBOX (The sequence of the model RefSeq protein was modified relative to this genomic sequence to represent the inferred CDS: deleted 1 base in 1 codon), yielding MALLLTLTSPDLEGTWDTRDKDGFEAQEGPPLAVPEFPVCGLYRIYGVCGSFSSFFIIWCRLCALETLKSPQHDPLEIPEQSLKLIPLVSGKRELTRGQKAGEKPLAAGPGEEELLRGSAPHAQDTQSEELPPSCTISGEKKPPAVSGEATGADAGRLCPPPRSRAPHKDRTLARSRPQTQGEDCSLPVGEVKIGKRSYSPAPGKQKKPNAMGLAPTSSPGAPNSARATHNPVPCGSGRGPCHLANLLSTLAQSNQNRDHKQGPPEVTCQIRKKTRTLYRSDQLEELEKIFQEDHYPDSDKRREIAQTVGVTPQRIMVKGAGSLVAGWSGGGPTIETLELQSERSAVAWVWFQNRRAKWRKMEKLNGKESKDNPAAPGPASSQCSSAAEILPAVPMEPKPDPFPQESPLDTFPEPPMLLTSDQTLAPTQPSEGAQRVVTPPLFSPPPVRRADLPFPLGPVHTPQLMPLLMDVAGSDSSHKDGPCGSWGTSITLPPPCSYLEELEPQDYQQSNQPGPFQFSQAPQPPLFQSPQPKFPYLPTFPFSMPSSLTLPPSEDSLFTFPCGPSGGTSQGYCPGASSGQILMQPPAGNMGTASWSDPCLPELPFPGPFCPQALGHPPGGDGYFPDLFPTPCPQALGRQPSSALSWMPEGARPGTGPLLSKVKEEPPAASLDQPSALEEARGDDKNSHVP